The DNA sequence GGGttatatttctttctttctttgtagtTGAACAACAACTGGCAGTCAGAGATCCCCTGTTCACGTAACAATTCAGTGCAATGCAGTGACttagaaaatgtagaaaaatgcaataattgGCAATTGCAAACATCCCAAAAGCCATATAAGGTCTTGTATTACAATaatcatctgaaaaaaatacagcaaatattCTTTTAGgtttatgtttaatttaaaaaatggtgttCAGTAACaataagaaaactgaaataataCATGATAGATGGtaatatttcaaatatattCCTTCATGCTTGTTTGTATCCTGTATGATTCAGGGGCCTTAAATATAATTCTATTTGTGAATCAGTGCAAAACAGTTGTCTCTGGGCGTGCACAAATACGAAGCAAAATTGGCTGCAGGAAACATGTGAGTTATGGAATTGATTACTTGACATGACAGAAGGCAGGAggacaagaaaaatatttatttgggAGAAACAAAGGATTGTCTCTTGGACAAAAGATGTGCGTGCACTGTTTCACAACTCTGGGTTTGCTGATGAGTCTGTGTTTTCTCAGAGTAAAGGGCAGTGGGCTGACGATACGTGGATTACACAAAAACTGCCTACACTTAGGATGATGAAGAATGATTTTGGCAGGGAAAATGATGTTGCATGTAATGTGTACCTTCTCTGGTCAGTCTGGAAGATGAAAAGCAGATTTGTTTAATGTGCTGCCTGAGTCATGCAGAAAACAAGTTCcatttgattttctttgtattttccaGGGAGTGCACAATAGTTTGTTTAGTAAGATGAAAACAGATGTTGACTTTGTCAGTAGGATGATGCACAAGCACTGAGTTGCCTCTTCACATGTGAAATGTGCATTAGCTAGTTACTTGAAGAAAGTCTGTCAGGTAGAGGATTAAACTTCTTATCAGGATAAGCTGCTTTTATGCTTTTCTCTGTGAACTGTATTCAGGATAGGATAGTTTTGTGTTTGCGCAGGAACATTTTATGTTTGGGCATTTTTGAACATGCTAAGCCCTAGATTTTATCCATAGACTGTAGATAAAGATTGATGAACCCTCCCTGACATCGTCTATAGCTTTTTGCTTTTAAACCTCAGTTTAGTGACTCCAGCGTCGTCACCTTGACAGTGCCTGATTCCTGAGTCCCGGCTAATCCAAAAAAGAGCAGAGAGGTAGAGTGGGCATGAAGATGAGGTGGGCCATGCAAATGTTTCTGGGTAATGGGCTTTCCAGTGATGGGATCCATCTGTCACTCAAAGCCACGTCTCTAATTAGTGATAACTTTAAATCCTAATACAATTGTAAATGTCTAAATTATATACCCCGTGTCCCAAAAGTTTGTTCtccccagaaaaacaaaactcagaGACTGAATATGCAATATTATCAATTCATTCAATAACCAGTATTTACCCCTTTCACTCTGATGACGGCTTTCAGTCTTTCATGCATGGAATGTCCAACACTCGAACACAGCCTTAGAGTTGGTAAAGATGCAACTGTTCACAATTCCCTATCAGTTCTcaattgggttgaggtcaggggagTTTGTTGGCCATTCCTCCTTACACAGAAATCCAGGTAGATGCTCAGAACACCATTATTAAGTCATACGGGCAGTGTGAGCAGGGGCACCATCCTGCATAAATACCAATTCCGAAtgtctgttaaacattttccGTTCAGTCACaaggcacattttttttcctcctggcaAAAACTAGAAGTAGAACcttttctagaatgttgttgatataatattgtgcattaacTTTGGTACCTTGAGGAGCAATGTGAGGCTCTGAGAGACCTGAAGTGGACATAGCCCCAAAAACCATGCTATGGGCACTGAATTTCACTTGCTCAGAAGATGGTACTTTTTCATGATCATCTGTATACATATGGTTGTTTTGGCTGTTGAGTGTTGGAAATAAGTAGAGAAGGCATTCATGAGAGAAAATCCAGTTCTCCCAGTCTTTTGGAGTCAGAGTTATGTACTTCTTTGCGAAAGTCAGTCTCATCACCTTTTGCATTTTGGTGAGTCGCGAGGTACGTTGCCTCTTGTAAGGTTTCAGACgcaatgtttctgttaaataatgatGCACAGTGCTCTTACAAACATCTTCGCCAAGATTTTGCAGCCTCTGACTGAGTCGTGTCGTGACTAGTGTCTTTTACCCTTGGCCTTTCTCATCAGATCCTTGGCTCTTGCAGTTAGGCCAGATGGACATTCTGAGTGAGGCAAGTCTTTGAAGGATCCTCCTTTGGAACCACTTCTGCACCCAGTGGATACTTCTGCCAAGGGCTGCAGCTACCTGCTGatgagtttttcctgcatttcgAAGAGCAATGGCCTTTGCATGAATCTCAGACTCTGATAGAGTATCTTTTCCACCCTTACTCTTGGCCATGGTGACAATGCTTCCAAAGTTTGTTGTGAGTATAATGCATTTTGGTCAAGCAATACATTTATATACTGGGACCTGACAATTTGACCAGgcaaacaaccaaacagtacCTGATTGACCAGGTGTAACCCATTTTGgtgacaaacaatcaaacatgttgtccagCGGGGACAACAAACTTTTGGGACATGGTGTAAGAATTTACCCCTATACAGTTGCCATAAATAGGGAAATTAGCTGTGAAGACCATAATAGTTTTTTCATTCCAGATCCTAAACATGTTTAATTATGCTGCAAACATGGTTAGTTTAACATGAGGCTCTATAGGGATTGACTTGCTTTGGgtccagcctcaagtggccatttgaggaactgcaacTTTTTGACATTTCCACATTGACTTCATTTTTCAGGCCTGGAAGTTGCTGCTTGCTTTTATTCACTTTCTAGTCTGCACAGTCTCCACTGTCCTCAAAGTTTTTATTTCCTCAAGTTTCCTAGAACCTAAAGGTTCTTGGAAACTTCTGAGACTAGAGCATTCTAGAACAGAGTCAAGGCCACACAAACATGTACctgcacataaacaaacacaggcAGCAGGTAACCTCTACTGGTATGCCACTATTAGAGTTACAGTCTTTGACATGCGTCCAGTCTTGCAGTCACTACCATTACAGCACGCACACAGTGCACGCTATCAGATTTCAGCTATATACCAGCGTTTCTCTAACTGAAAGTAACCCATCCCCCACACTCTGCACCTTTCTCCTTCCCGGCTGACATTACCAGGTTGTCAGAATGACTGATTGAGCATGCATCAGCCAGAGGGGATGATGTCATCACATCACTGTCTGTCTGACcatctgtatgtttttcttacagacttttttttttaaagtcttgtcTGTCTGAAGCCTGTCAGGTTGTGTGTCTTCTCAATCATCCTCCTTTTCTGTCCATCTTGTTGATTGAGAGCTCGGCTGTCTGGCCGTCTGAAGCACCTCATTCTCATTTTTCAAGAACAAAAggttttctctgtattttaccAACCAGCGTACCACCCAGCGATCTTATCTTTAATGTCTACATGGTTTTTACTTCTGCTGGTACATGAATTCCTGGCccggtgtttttttttcttttctgctcttAGAATTTACTTGCTATGCAGTCTAATTCATTCTCTCGTATTCTGTTTTTCATAGATGTGTTGTGACTGTTGTCTTCTGGGGAAGGCAGCCCAGGAGAACGGCATACCTTGTGACCACAACCTGTCCGTGGGCTACCAGTGTAGCCTGGTGTCCAGGGCCTGCTGCGTGGACGGAGCCTCAAACAATCAGACAGCACCCACATCCCAAACTGAATGTGGGTAAAAATATGCAATCATGAAGCAGGCTGTTTACAATGAAGTGGTTGATTAATTTTACAGGAGGGATGAATAAGCAGAAtacaataggaaaaaaaaacctgaggaCAATTAGGTGAAGAAAGACAAGTTCACACTGCCCCCTGGTGGTTGCTTATGTTCATTACTTGTAGCTTTAACTTGAGGTCACATTCAGGGAACAGTTTCATCTTTTGCCTGATACCTAAATACAAGCAGGTCAGGTTGAACTGTATCTGCGGAATTTGTCCGGCTTCGGTGTGTTGCTCATGAGCACTTCAGCAGTGCAGGAAATTTCTGTCTATgggattttaaatggaaaattcTGCTccttaaaaatattgtttccaacAGATTTAGAGTGAGTGTTGCTATAATGACCATCAGTTTtccaataaacaaaaataaatacaaaacaagatgAGTTttgaatagaaaataaaaacttaatttagctaatctaaaaaaaataatgtaggCATGTAAAGGCTAAAATAACACTCATCGATGCGGTCTAATTTGTTAAAGATCCCATCCTCTAAAGATtaaattgttgttgttttttgtttgtttgttttttttactttgatgacatgtctttgtggtgttgtttatatgcaaaaagacacaaaaagcagTCAGTCAGCGTTatagctgagcatttccactctGAAGCTGCAATGTTCTCAAtatacagattcagacttccaggattTCATACACAATAAACCTAAGAAGATAATTCTGTCAACTTATACGTTTGTTCTTTCTATATCATTAGTAGTCTTCAAAATTAGGTTTGGTTTGAATATGTATGCTCAAATGGCAAGAGTcaggacttcatagatctgcacagaCCTAAAtaaagcaacagtgtagagttacatctatgTCGTTTTAACTTAAAgggatttttaatgtaaataaaaacttgTAAATATGCCATTTTAATACATAGAGATAAAGTTTTACGGGTGGGAGAGAAACGGTTGCAGAGAATGAATCGGATGAAAGTCTATCATCACCAATTTATCAACCATTAAAAATAAGCCAACAAATTATTGCTTCTGTAAGTTGTCATTATTTGATGCAGTAGTTGTTGGTATGTGAGTGAATGAAGAAATATAtgtttcttctctgtttccCTCAGTGCTAAATCAAgatgacaataaagaaaatgGAGATGATACAGTGTCAAATGATCAGTGCAATGGTAAAGTATAAGCTACTTCTACTGGTAACTGATTTGACCTTAAAATGTAGAGATGAGTTCTTAAcgtgcttgtgttgtttcttagGGAAATGTGCTCATCGCTGTGTGGGGAATGACACTTGTTCCTGTTTCAAAGGCTATAAACTCAAACCAGATGGGAAGAGTTGTGAGGGTAAGACAAGTTTGTGCTGTTCTCCATTTCCTAATTTAAATGATACTATTTCTGTATCAACACTCTGCATATAGCAGTTGGTGTGATGAAGAAATCAGTTAAAAGATGAACGTCAGACTTGTTGAATACTTTTGGCTGAATTGGATGTAACAAAAGCCTCAACAGTGTGATAATTTAGATGGAGACATACAATGTTTTTCATTACTGAACATGTGAagctcctctcttctctcagATATCAACGAGTGTTTGCTGGGAGCCAGCAACTGTCGGGGCGGAGAGCGTTGTATCAACACAGAGGGCTCATTCCGTTGCCAGAGAGAGGTCAGCTGTGGAACTGGCTATGAACTCACTGACAACAACAACTGCAAAGGTCAGTTTCTTTTCCCTCTTTCACAGAGAGACCCTATGAACACGGATCTGTGCTTCTGTGTCATATATTTGCAGGTATTCTTAGCGTGTTTAGTGGTAATTCTGTTCTGATGTCTCCATCCAGATATTGATGAGTGTGAGACTGGCATCCATAACTGTGGGCCAGAGTTTGAATGCCAAAACACCCAGGGCTCCTTCCGTTGCCTCCCCAAGGTAAAGTGTGGGGCTGGATTCATCCAGGACGCCCTCGGAAACTGTATCGGTGAGCATCCGTAATGAAAGAATTACAGTGTAGGAGTGTCTTATGCAGAGCTTTGCTTTAACATTAAGATGCATCTCATCAGATGTTTGAAaagctttcttttctttttttttaatctggggaaatttacagtgttacagcagcaaaggggatAGTGCAAACATGTAGGGAATCggtggaaaacaagaaatatacaCAAGTTCTGTAATTATTATACAGATTCTTCCATATGTGGAAATtcagatattgcacagattcttcagGATGTGGAAAACAACCATATTGCAGATGTTTATATTTTGTGGCCTCCTGGATTTTTCTGCTGCACCATTTTCAGGGCAAAATGTACTCATATACAGGGAAAAATACTAAAATGGTTAATAATGATACAACAATGTCACTTTGCTATTCAATAAATTAAGGTGTTCTCAGGTTTTCTCTTGTATTTGCAAAGCACGATCAGcttgatttgttaaaaaaaaacaaaaaaacgttaTGAGTTGTTGATAATTATAATTCAGGTAGGCCacccaacaacaaaacagaaagaattatgAAACCATGGAGAAGGGTTAGTTAAACTGAAACTCTAATAGGAGACATTTAGACTGTGGGGTCAATCTGATCATTCATTATATCATGTTGTGTAAGGTTCACCTGAGCaatgttttcataatttaacaatgttttctgtgtctctcttcTCAGATATCAATGAATGTGTCAGCCAGACAGGTCCATGCCACAGAGGGCAGGTCTGTATCAACACTGTCGGCTCCTACACCTGCCAAAGGAACTCCGTTAACTGTGGTCGAGGTTACCACCTCAATGAAGAGGGCACGCGCTGTATTGGTACGGCTGAAAACATCATCATACCTGTGTTAAAAGCATCTTACCAGCCATCCTGAGGTGGACATCACACTGTTCTCTGTTGCTTGTATTTCTCTCCACAGATATTGATGAATGTAAGGGACCCGAACAGGTCTGTGCAGGCCACGGCTGTATCAACCTGCTGGGCTCCTACCGCTGTGAGTGTGAACCCGGCTACAACTTCAATAGCATCAGTCGCGTTTGTGAAGGTAAGCAGCTGGTAGTTGCTTTGTGTTCTTACACACACAGCATCAGTTTATCTACTAGTACTGGATAAACTGTGTATCAGAgaattttgtcataatttctGCTTCTTATTGTGGCGTTTGTGGACTTTGTTTCTCAGATGTTAACGAATGCAGGCACTATCCTGGTCGTCTGTGTGCTCATAAGTGTGAGAACACCCTGGGATCCTACAAGTGTAGCTGCACCACAGGCTTCAAGCTAGCTGTTGATGGCAGGAACTGTGACGGTAAGACAACCAGGAGGATTATATACAAATGATATACTGTAGATACCAGTGGCTATACAGTCCATAAATTCCCAGTGACTGAAACTATATAAAATGTCGCTCATTGCTGAGTTGGACAACGTTCTGGCTTTGATTACAGCTGCAGCTGAAGGGCAGGACTATAAAGTCCCAGATTTATTTCCATCTTTCAATCTCCAGGCGTATTTGCCAAAATGGAGACAGACGGACAATCAGTGTCCAACTTTAAAGttacaaaactgtattttatcaTATCAGACAGCATTTTAAACGTCATCACTAGACAAAAGCTGATGTTTCTTAGACATCCTGTGTCGTTATCTGTTTTTATGCAAGAGAGAGACACGTATTGTATCACAGAatttcattttgatgattgCTGTCCTACTTCCTATTACAGTCCTACTGTATATATTTAATGTATATGTGGGATACACATTTATTAATACTGTGATTCATATGTAACCATTAAAAAAGTGGTAGGATAAAGTTGATTATGTTTTGTAATTATCTTTTCTCTGTATAGATTTGAATGAGTGTGAGAGCAAACCATGCAGTCAAGAGTGTGCCAACGTGTACGGCTCCTACCAGTGTTACTGTCGCCGTGGCTATCAGCTCAGTGACATAGATGGCATGACTTGTGAAGGTAAAATGGAACCATTTTAACAGGTACTTGAAGGAATAAGTGTATATGATGAAGAATATTGTACTTTTCTTCTGTGCGTTCCAAAGATTAAGGCGGCTTGTCCTGTATTTAAGAGTGCGCTGGTTCTTTAGAGCCACTATATACTTAATTTACAACATGTACAGTCACTTTATGTggaaactaattttaaaaatatgagttTCTTTAATTTGCTCCCTGGTTTgacttgctttttttctgtctacaGACATAGATGAGTGTGCCCTGCCCACTGGAGGCCATATTTGCTCCTATCGCTGTCACAACACTCCTGGCAGCTTCCACTGTTCGTGTCCTACCAGTGGCTACACCTTGGCAGTAAATGGGCGCAGCTGCCAGGGTAAGTTGTCCTCACCGTGCTGTTAAATGTACTTGTCGCAGACTCACGGTGTGTTAACCTTGGTGTAAATTATGTCCACTTTTCATCTTTTAGATATTGATGAATGTTTGACTggaagacacacatgcacagagaatCAGAGCTGCTTCAATGTACAGGGAGGATTCAGATGTCTGTCTTTTGAATGTCCATCCAACTACCGACGTGTTGGGGAGACGTGAGTATCTGAATGGTGTCTCTGTTGCACACATTTTGCTGAACCGGAGTACCAACATGAATATGACTagacaaaaatatgaacattatCCAAAGGTCTtatgcacataaacacagagagagattcATTTTCTTATTAGTTAATTCTAAATATTCGTCATAAAATGTATGAGTTTAGGTACAGCACTGTCAGGCTGTAAACCAACTACTATTCGGATGTGTGGATCAAGGCCCTGCATGTCCAGTATGCTCAATGCTGGAAATTAATTGATTTGGCTGTAGCATGTTCTATTTTTTAGGGAtgaaatgcatatttttcagtttcagttttggtGCAAATTCAGTTGAGGCTCTGTATCCCCACCCTTGTTTGGAGGCACCAGTGACAGAACTTCTTGCATGATCCCACAGAGGGCACCATAACTGGCGTTAAGCTGCTAAACAGTGATGTTCCTTTCACTGCATGCCATGCACGGCAAATGAAATTTACACCtggtgtctctttctctctgcctgttttgttctgtctcGTCCTGTCCTGCCCTGACTCTCTTCTCTTTGCAGTCGATGCGAACGCTTGCTTTGCAATGAGTCTGTCGAGTGCCTGACCATGCCCCTGAGAATAACCTACTACTACCTCACCTTCCCCACCAACATCCCCGTCTTCACCAACATCTTCCGCATGGGCCCCTCCCACACCGTGCTTGGCGATGACATCCAGATCGCTATCACTTCTGGCAACGACGGCGCTTTCTTCAAGACCGAGCAGATGCCCACCGGCGGTGTGATGTCGGTGGCGAAGCTCATCAACAAGCCACAGGACTTTGATCTGTCTCTGGAGCTGAGGCTGCGTCGCTATGGCTCGGTCACCACATACCTGGCTAAAGTGCTGGTGTTTGTTACCCAGGAGGAGCCCAGAGTACCTTATAATCCCCTACTAGAATAAACACAAGAATTACATAAGGTTGCACAAGTTACTACACTCTTAAAAAGGATGTGTCATATTAACTGCttaatgttgtggaaaaaaatgcattgacATTACATTATGTATTTGATAGTAAAGCGTAATAATACGTAAACTGCTGTatgttgtaatatttaaatgactGCTCACCATGCTGTATTGGTATAAGCAGGTAAATCTAAATAGAAATGATGATGATTGAGTCTCTAGTGAGTCTGAGGCTACAAGTACAGCTGGTAGTCTATCCGCTCCCCTTTGTATGATCAGGCTCACTTCTACTATGTCCTTTTTTAATGGACTCAAATATAACCGTATCCCACTCTAAATGCATGTTAAACATGACACATCATTTTTGAAGACTGaagatgaaaaaatacacaaaaaagacacaaaatcagagaAAAGAAGCACAGTTTTTAGGTCTGTagcattttacataatttttttttctaaaacatgaGGCTTATGGATGATTATTCAGCAGTATAAATTAGGTCCagctgaatgtatttctttggaGGTAAAGCATTGTCATAGCCGATACTGTAGGTGGCGTTGTAGGTCAGGGTAAATCATAAAATGGTAACGGCCCACAGTCTGCCTACAACTGATTGTAATTTGATGATGGTTGCATGATAAAGTCTGAcgttttgcagtattttatggTTTATATGTTGGACGAACAGTTTtctattaaaactgaaatagaaATAACACATGTTCAAGTCAAATACAGTTTTTGATAATGGTGCATTGTGGGGTTTAATCAAATACAGCAAAGGGAGCAGTTGGAATGTGAGGCCAAATCACAGATGGAGGCATGACGATTTCCCTCATAGTTTCATATTACTATTTTTCCAATAGTTTCAGGAAGAGCAAATACAGTGATGGATGCAAATTTCCAGTAATGAATATATTGGAATTTAGGAGTACATTTTGTAATCTGATGTAGAAAAGAGTAATTTGATAACAATATTCTATGTTCCAGGTCTTTTAATACACATACTAGTGCTCGACGGCAAACAAATTTATGAATAATGTCATTAGTTGTAAATAGAGATTAATGTTTCCTGATGATTTTTAGGATTTCCTGCATCACTGATGTTGGTGAACACATGAGCAAACCAGGTGTCTATTTTAGATCGGCCTTTAAACATTCAACCCCTCAGCTATACACTGTATGTGTATATACACCTATAATGTCATCATTTATAAAGCCAGTAAAGTAATTCCATACCTCCAAATTCCATTCATAAATCAGATTGGACCTAATGCATTGTTACTCCCGCTTCCTAAATGTCAGTTACTATGCACCGCAACTACATCTTTCTGTGGCAGTTATTTTCATGCACATCTCTTTAGCTCCCATTACATTTTGGGCTTAATGTGAaatgcacagatttccactgcgTACTGCGGGTGTAAACCCCAAAGCAGACAGATAATCCAAATGAAGGCTGAGTAAGTGACACGCGATGGGATGCAGTAGCAAAGGAGAGGGAAATGTGCACCAGCAGGAGAGAGTATAAATAGTTTGACATGCTGTGAGGCTGCTGCCCGAGGGCTGTGGCTTATAATAACTGTAAATTCAGATGTCCTAGGTTCCTCCTGTCCTGAGCTGTCAGGCCAATAAGGATGCACTTGGTCCCTAGTGGGGATATCCTTAAAATAAGAGCATAGTGGAGCGCAGGAGTTTTTTCCTCCCCTTTGACATTGAGTTATGGGGCTCTGGGCTCTGGCCGGTGGTCTGAACAATTTGTGGTGCAGCAACATCACCGCGCACAAAATGAATGATGccctgcagtgtttgtgttggGGCGTTATCAATGTGCCGactataaataataattaccaaaaaaataaaaggccCTACGCTTGACCAGAGGACTTTCATccaaaaagtctgtttttctttctggtctGAAAGTATTGGGGTTTTTCTCCTGGGCTGGGCCACGTGAGCCATGGGGAGATGAAGAAGACATGCATATGTTCATGCGCGCGtgcacgacacacacacacgtacacaagCATGTTTGCATGTACAAATGCACATATTCACAAATGAACGTAAAATTTACATACAGAGGGATTTTGGGTGCTAAGACACACGCAGCTGTAATTACCTAAAACGCTGCCCCCGCTTTGAAGTGCCTGTCTGTGTGTAAGGGGGCAGTTCACTCTGGGTCATTATCTTCTCGTAAATTTACTCTCTACCCCAACAGCTTTCACCTCGTCCTCTAGAGCCCTGCTCGGGTCTTTCTGCAGCTCAGGCCGTGGTATTATAAACTAGGAGAACATTTTGTGGGTTTGGCCTGGGCCGAAGCAAAACTTGGACCCACCCGCTAATTGCTAATTACAAGCCCCTACCCAGTGGTGGCTTGACTTTTTGTCAGGGGCTTCTCTCCTCGCTCTCCATGAAAGGAGCCCTGCAACCCAAGTCGAGCCTGGACTTTGAGCTGCTGCAGATAGGTCCCCTGAGGAGCGCCAGAGATCCACAGCCCATGACTCACAATGTGGCTATATGGCTGCCATGCACATTAACTGGACTTATACATGGCAACTTGGATGTTTTCATAACCCAATATAACCGTGTACTGACATGTCTCCTTTGTGGAGGCTGAGCTTGAGTTTAACATCTTGAATGTCATAAtcaaggcttttattttgtttcaaaagTTCCCTTGTGATCGCAAGTTCCTCATCGCTTCAAAGACAAACTCTTGATTTATGGGGTTGTTAATGCCTTAGAAACCTCTCTCAAAGTCTTATGTGGCAGACAGGTTGTGAATAGCGATGCTTCAGGTGGCGTTAGCTTTAGGAGCCAGCAGAGGCCCTCCATTCCCTCCGACCTGTCACTGATTAGTCTGTGGAATAAACAAAGCCCTAAATAATAGGATGAGAGCTGCCCTAGGGAGAGGCTGGGGAGCTGTCTAGTCATGTTGCTCACAATTTAGGAGTCTTTTAGAACACTCCCTTGCCCCATAAATCCTCCTCAAGAGATTATCTGATGTGAAGCCGGGGATGCTCAGCAAATCCAAATATTTTCCTGAGCAGGTTGTGGATCATTCTTTGTGAGTGTAGTAATTCATTTCCCACACAGCTTGAAATAGTGCATCAGAAAAGCATCAATGGCAGCGCGAGTCTCCACAAGTTACAAAGTTTGGCTGCGGCATGAGCTTTGGCCCTTGTTGGTTTATTATTCTTCCAAACCACATagaatttgattgtttttgatgTTGAGTGCTATATCCAGTACCCCTGCTGTCTTGTTCTGATATTGTTTGTGTAGCGGCCTTTTGAGTTGTCCCACTGAGTTCTTGATTACGCAGTGGGCTGCACCCAAGGATGCCCTGTTATTGTGAGCTTTGGAAACCAAAGGCGGTTGACTGTGAAGTCTTTAAATAGACAGCACCTAAAGGTCAGAGgccatgtgtgtatttgtgttttcttttttttcgtGGGTGTGCATGTTTGTTCTCTTCGTTAGAACGGCGAGGCTTGAGCGCTCTGACACCATTCGCTGTATGAAGTCCTGTCAGCCCACCGACATCGCCTGTGTTCTGGACACCACACACTCTATATCCCACACCTTCATTTCCTTGCCCACCTTCAGAGAGTTCACAAGGCCAGAAGGTAGGTATAAGCCCATTTTTTCTTTGAATGgtcaaacaaaatattttgcaatCCGGATAGGTGAGCAAAAAGCGCAACAAAAAGCGACTAAATTCTCATTCATGTTTCATCGAAAGAAATTTCCAcggagagaaaaatgaaaagatataAGTGGTAACAATATTCTTTTCCAGCTATCCGCTAGAAagcaaatatttcccaaaatatcaGACTATGTGACTGGAACACTGC is a window from the Amphiprion ocellaris isolate individual 3 ecotype Okinawa chromosome 3, ASM2253959v1, whole genome shotgun sequence genome containing:
- the fbln1 gene encoding fibulin-1 isoform X1, with amino-acid sequence MALCVVLLCALVGVLLGQEQISIEECCKDGQKRGNDNQDCAALPLISGSATCRIVQEQCCVTVLEDKMCTTGINMAKDQGACDSLFTNTCETKTTKMCCDCCLLGKAAQENGIPCDHNLSVGYQCSLVSRACCVDGASNNQTAPTSQTELLNQDDNKENGDDTVSNDQCNGKCAHRCVGNDTCSCFKGYKLKPDGKSCEDINECLLGASNCRGGERCINTEGSFRCQREVSCGTGYELTDNNNCKDIDECETGIHNCGPEFECQNTQGSFRCLPKVKCGAGFIQDALGNCIDINECVSQTGPCHRGQVCINTVGSYTCQRNSVNCGRGYHLNEEGTRCIDIDECKGPEQVCAGHGCINLLGSYRCECEPGYNFNSISRVCEDVNECRHYPGRLCAHKCENTLGSYKCSCTTGFKLAVDGRNCDDLNECESKPCSQECANVYGSYQCYCRRGYQLSDIDGMTCEDIDECALPTGGHICSYRCHNTPGSFHCSCPTSGYTLAVNGRSCQDIDECLTGRHTCTENQSCFNVQGGFRCLSFECPSNYRRVGETTARLERSDTIRCMKSCQPTDIACVLDTTHSISHTFISLPTFREFTRPEEIVFLRTTVPAYGTYHLGSYDVKFDILEGNVENAFDIIKRIENGLYVGVVRQVKPLIGPVTTILKLSMRNLNTQGDSGQNIINVHVFVSEFWF
- the fbln1 gene encoding fibulin-1 isoform X2, whose protein sequence is MALCVVLLCALVGVLLGQEQISIEECCKDGQKRGNDNQDCAALPLISGSATCRIVQEQCCVTVLEDKMCTTGINMAKDQGACDSLFTNTCETKTTKMCCDCCLLGKAAQENGIPCDHNLSVGYQCSLVSRACCVDGASNNQTAPTSQTELLNQDDNKENGDDTVSNDQCNGKCAHRCVGNDTCSCFKGYKLKPDGKSCEDINECLLGASNCRGGERCINTEGSFRCQREVSCGTGYELTDNNNCKDIDECETGIHNCGPEFECQNTQGSFRCLPKVKCGAGFIQDALGNCIDINECVSQTGPCHRGQVCINTVGSYTCQRNSVNCGRGYHLNEEGTRCIDIDECKGPEQVCAGHGCINLLGSYRCECEPGYNFNSISRVCEDVNECRHYPGRLCAHKCENTLGSYKCSCTTGFKLAVDGRNCDDLNECESKPCSQECANVYGSYQCYCRRGYQLSDIDGMTCEDIDECALPTGGHICSYRCHNTPGSFHCSCPTSGYTLAVNGRSCQDIDECLTGRHTCTENQSCFNVQGGFRCLSFECPSNYRRVGETRCERLLCNESVECLTMPLRITYYYLTFPTNIPVFTNIFRMGPSHTVLGDDIQIAITSGNDGAFFKTEQMPTGGVMSVAKLINKPQDFDLSLELRLRRYGSVTTYLAKVLVFVTQEEPRVPYNPLLE